One window of Strigops habroptila isolate Jane chromosome Z, bStrHab1.2.pri, whole genome shotgun sequence genomic DNA carries:
- the GCNT4 gene encoding beta-1,3-galactosyl-O-glycosyl-glycoprotein beta-1,6-N-acetylglucosaminyltransferase 4 — MKRRKCPCKCPSRRKILILCVTGWLIALLKLLHVERHFFPSKGIYLVEPFLSTSSYVRNRYSYLRNEFQYEINCSSIYEQDPHEIGKSLEIRRKEIIDLTDEDVVAMTSACHVYRSLRKYHLKPVSPQEESFPIAYSLVVHKDAVMVERLIHSLYSHQNIYCIHYDQKAAKSFKSAVNNLAKCFPNIFIASKLETVDYAHISRLQADFNCLSDLMESPVPWKYVINLCGQDFPLRSNFELVVELKKLGGGNMLETVKPSSSKRERFTYHYELMKVPYEYVQMPVKTNISKDPPPHNIEVFVGSAYFVLSREFIQYTLASSLAKDFFEWSRDTYSPDEHFWATLVRVPGAPGEVPRSAQDVTDLQSKTRLVKWSYLEEHLYPPCTGTHLRSVCIYGAAELRWLLNYGHWFANKFDSKVDPVLVKCLAEKLAEQQKEWVYLSSDKYFLHINSMNASL, encoded by the coding sequence ATGAAGAGGCGCAAGTGTCCCTGCAAATGTCCCTCACGAAGGAAGATCCTGATCCTGTGTGTAACGGGGTGGCTGATAGCACTGCTGAAGCTCCTCCATGTTGaaagacacttttttccctctaaggGCATTTATTTGGTTGAGCCTTTCTTGAGCACTTCTTCTTATGTTAGAAACAGGTATTCCTACCTTAGAAATGAGTTCCAGTATGAAATTAATTGCTCATCTATATATGAACAAGATCCCCATGAAATTGGCAAGAGTTTAGagataagaagaaaagagataatCGATTTAACTGATGAAGATGTTGTCGCAATGACAAGTGCTTGCCATGTGTATCGTTCGCTTAGGAAATACCACCTAAAACCTGTTTCTCCACAGGAGGAGAGTTTTCCAATCGCCTACTCTTTGGTTGTTCACAAAGATGCAGTAATGGTAGAAAGACTCATACATTCACTGTACAGTCAtcaaaatatttactgcatCCATTATgaccaaaaagcagcaaaaagttTCAAATCTGCTGTGAACAATCTAGCTAAATGTTTCCCCAATATTTTCATTGCATCGAAATTGGAGACAGTGGACTATGCACATATTTCACGGCTGCAAGCTGATTTCAATTGTTTGTCTGATTTGATGGAGTCTCCAGTTCCCTGGAAGTATGTTATTAATTTGTGTGGCCAAGATTTCCCTTTGAGGTCAAATTTTGAGTTGGTGGTTGAACTGAAGAAACTCGGTGGAGGAAACATGCTGGAAACTGTAAAGCCGAGCAGTAGCAAAAGAGAACGATTTACTTATCACTATGAACTTATGAAAGTGCCTTATGAATATGTGCAGATGCCTGTAAAAACCAACATTTCCAAGGATCCACCACCTCATAATATTGAGGTATTTGTAGGCAGTGCCTATTTTGTTTTAAGCCGAGAATTTATTCAATATACCCTTGCAAGCTCTCttgcaaaagatttttttgagTGGTCAAGAGATACATACTCTCCAGATGAGCATTTCTGGGCCACTCTTGTACGTGTTCCTGGGGCCCCTGGGGAAGTTCCAAGGTCAGCCCAGGACGTAACAGACCTACAAAGCAAAACTCGTCTGGTGAAATGGAGCTATCTCGAAGAACATTTGTATCCACCCTGCACTGGTACCCACCTTCGCAGTGTCTGCATCTATGGGGCTGCAGAATTAAGATGGCTTCTGAATTACGGACACTGGTTTGCCAACAAGTTTGACTCCAAAGTGGACCCTGTCCTGGTAAAATGCTTGGCAGAAAAACTGGCAGAACAACAGAAGGAATGGGTATATTTGTCCTCTGATAAATACTTTCTGCACATAAATTCTATGAATGCCTCACTTTAA